One Corynebacterium yudongzhengii DNA window includes the following coding sequences:
- a CDS encoding L-lactate dehydrogenase encodes MQTAVGNKVVLIGAGDVGVAYAYALVNQGTVDHLAIIDIDADKLEGNVMDLNHGVVWAPSRTRVTVGSYEDCADAALVVICAGSAQRPGETRLDLVGRNMAIMKSITEQVMATGFDGLFLVASNPVDILTYGVWKYSGLASHRVIGTGTVLDTARYRYMLGELFQVAPTSVHAYIIGEHGDTGLPVISSGMAAGVSLRSRAEADETFATRINEIFERTRDAAYHIIDKKGSTSYGIGMGMARITRAIMKNQEVVVAVSALLQGEYGREDIYIGTPAVINRTGIARVVELDLQEKEQEQFDNSVQTLDAILREFF; translated from the coding sequence ATGCAGACCGCCGTCGGAAACAAGGTCGTGCTCATCGGCGCGGGTGACGTGGGAGTCGCCTATGCCTATGCCCTGGTCAACCAGGGAACGGTAGACCACCTCGCCATCATCGACATCGACGCTGACAAACTCGAGGGCAACGTCATGGACCTCAACCACGGCGTCGTCTGGGCGCCGTCACGCACCCGGGTGACCGTGGGCAGCTACGAGGATTGCGCGGACGCCGCCCTCGTCGTCATCTGTGCCGGCTCCGCGCAGCGCCCCGGCGAGACCCGCCTGGATTTGGTGGGCCGCAACATGGCGATCATGAAGTCGATCACCGAACAGGTCATGGCCACGGGTTTCGACGGCCTGTTCCTCGTCGCCTCCAACCCCGTCGACATCCTCACCTACGGCGTGTGGAAGTATTCCGGGTTGGCGTCGCACCGGGTGATCGGCACCGGCACAGTGCTGGATACCGCGCGCTACCGTTACATGCTGGGCGAGCTGTTCCAGGTCGCGCCGACGAGCGTGCACGCCTACATCATCGGCGAACACGGCGACACCGGCCTGCCGGTGATCTCCTCGGGCATGGCCGCCGGGGTGTCGCTGCGTTCGCGCGCGGAGGCCGACGAGACCTTCGCCACCCGCATCAACGAGATCTTCGAAAGGACGCGGGATGCGGCGTATCACATCATCGATAAGAAGGGCTCGACCTCCTACGGCATCGGTATGGGCATGGCGCGCATCACGCGCGCGATCATGAAGAACCAGGAGGTCGTGGTCGCGGTATCCGCGCTGCTGCAGGGCGAATATGGACGCGAGGACATCTACATCGGCACCCCGGCGGTGATCAACCGCACCGGCATCGCCCGCGTCGTCGAGCTCGATCTGCAGGAAAAGGAACAGGAGCAGTTCGATAACTCGGTGCAGACTCTGGACGCGATCCTCCGCGAGTTTTTCTAG